A stretch of Lathyrus oleraceus cultivar Zhongwan6 chromosome 6, CAAS_Psat_ZW6_1.0, whole genome shotgun sequence DNA encodes these proteins:
- the LOC127093569 gene encoding aluminum-activated malate transporter 10 — protein sequence MTNDKGVAKEVEWRIKVEDGPWKRAGVSCNMWTFITSLYFKVCKFFKKAWDIGVNDPRKFIHCLKVGIALTAVSLFYYLKPLYDGVGRNAMWAVMTVIVVFEYTAGATIYKSINRICGTTLAGLLAFGVHWVASRAGDQWEPIIVGVSLFLLASTATFSRFIPTIKARFDYGAMIFILTFCLVSVSGYRIDELFNMAQQRISTIIIGTSLCIIVSTTVRPVWAGLELYVLVTENLDKLANSLQGCVAQYFEAQTASEESNKKMMGYKCVLNSKATEESLANLARWEPAHGRFNFRHPWKQYLKIGATMRRCASCIDALIGCIHSENKSSNDIRKIMSKTSIQVGDISANVLRELAITITSMTKSNKLDILVIEMNSAAQELQNLLKSYPNTQKNDDAKMEIPIMDIIQVVTMVSLLTEIVARVEDIVNCVEELSNLGKYKPAMSKCDKSKQHSTDSKISPEQQNEEEAIVKTLQVV from the exons ATGACTAATGACAAGGGAGTGGCAAAAGAAGTTGAATGGAGAATCAAAGTTGAAGATGGTCCATGGAAAAGAGCTGGAGTTTCTTGCAACATGTGGACATTCATAACAAGTCTTTATTTCAAGGTGTGCAAATTTTTTAAGAAAGCTTGGGATATTGGTGTGAATGATCCAAGAAAATTCATCCATTGTTTGAAAGTAGGAATAGCACTCACAGCTGTTTCACTTTTCTACTATTTAAAGCCTTTGTATGATGGAGTTGGAAGAAATGCTATGTGGGCCGTCATGACCGTGATCGTCGTCTTCGAATACACGGCCG GTGCAACAATATATAAAAGTATCAACAGAATTTGTGGAACTACCCTAGCTGGACTTTTGGCCTTTGGTGTACATTGGGTTGCTAGTAGAGCAGGAGATCAATGGGAACCTATAATTGTTGGAGTCTCACTCTTTCTATTAG CTTCTACAGCCACATTTTCAAGATTCATACCAACTATTAAAGCTCGTTTTGATTATGGTGCTATGATATTTATCTTAACTTTCTGTTTGGTTTCGGTATCTGGTTATCGGATTGACGAGTTGTTTAATATGGCGCAACAAAGAATTTCTACTATTATAATCGGAACTTCTTTGTGCATCATCGTTAGCACGACGGTTCGGCCCGTTTGGGCTGGTCTAGAACTCTATGTTTTAGTCACCGAAAACCTCGACAAACTCGCTAACTCCTTGCAAG GTTGTGTGGCTCAGTACTTTGAAGCACAAACTGCAAGTGAGGAGTCTAACAAAAAGATGATGGGTTATAAATGTGTGCTAAACTCTAAAGCAACAGAAGAATcattg GCCAACTTAGCTAGATGGGAGCCTGCACATGGAAGATTCAATTTCCGTCATCCATGGAAACAATATCTTAAAATCGGAGCAACAATGCGTAGATGCGCTTCTTGCATTGATGCTCTTATTGGATGCATACATTCAGAAAACAAG AGCTCAAATGACATAAGGAAGATTATGAGCAAAACCTCTATACAAGTGGGAGACATCTCTGCAAATGTTTTGAGAGAGTTAGCAATAACAATAACAAGTATGACAAAATCTAACAAACTTGATATTTTGGTCATAGAGATGAACAGTGCAGCACAAGAGCTACAAAATTTATTAAAATCTTATCCAAACACACAAAAGAATGATGATGCAAAAATGGAAATTCCAATAATGGATATTATTCAAGTGGTCACCATGGTTTCCTTGTTGACTGAAATCGTAGCACGTGTGGAAGACATTGTGAACTGTGTTGAAGAACTATCAAATTTAGGTAAATATAAACCAGCAATGTCCAAGTGTGACAAATCTAAACAACACTCTACAGATAGCAAGATCTCTCCAGAACAACAAAATGAAGAGGAAGCAATAGTGAAAACACTTCAAGTGGTATGA